Sequence from the Nitrospinaceae bacterium genome:
TCAAGGAACTGATCGAAAACTCCATCGATGCGGAAGCGACGCGCATTCAGATCGATATCGAAGCGGGCGGTAAAAGCCTCATCAAGGTGGTCGACAACGGAACGGGCATGTCCAAAGAGAACGCGCGGCTGGCGTTTGCGCGCCACGCCACCAGCAAGATCGCACACCCTGAGGATCTGGAAGTCATTCACACCCTTGGCTTTCGCGGGGAAGCCTTGCCAAGCATTGCCTCCGTGGCGAAAGTCCGCTTGTCCACCGCTTGTGATGAAAACCAGGGCGGAACCCTGGTGAGTGTTGAGGGAGGGACGATGGGAGATTTAAAAGACATCGCCTGTCCCCAGGGGACGACCCTTGAAATCGCGCAGTTGTTTTTCAACACCCCGGCGCGCAAAAAATTCCTCAAAGGGGATTCGACCGAGTTTTCACATATCGCGCAGGTGGTCACGCACCAGGCGCTGGCGAACCCTCACATCCATTTTACTTTAAAGCACAATGGCCGCGAAATCATCAACACGCTTCCTACGGAGCAATTTCTTTACCGGATCGCGGAGCTGTTTGGAGCCGAGCTGGCCAAGGAGCTGGTGACGGTTAACAGGGAATCGGGAAAGTATAAACTGCAAGGTTACATTTCCAGCCCCATATATACACGCTCCAACCGCTCGGCACAATATTGTTTCATTAACGGGCGATTCGTGCGCGATAAAGTCATTCTGCACGCCACCCAGCAGGGCTACAGCCACCTTTTGCCCAAGGGACGGCACCCGGTGATCTTTCTCGATTTATCGATGGACCCGAAATTGCTCGATGTGAACGTGCATCCTTCAAAGGCCGAGGTCCGCTTTGCCTTTCAACAGGAAGTGCATCAATTGGTGAGCGAGGAAGTCAGAAACGCCCTCAGCCGCAACGAAAAAGCATCGGTGACGACAGTACAGGAAGAACCGGAAAGTTATGGGAAGCCCAGCGGAGAAAGCCCTCGGCCATTAAACCATCCGTTGATCCAGTCGCTTCCAACGCCTTCCCGGAATATCGGGAACGCGTATTCCGCTTCCCGGCAGGGCGACTTTTCCGAGGCGCTTCGGACAATGTATCAACCGCATGCCGAGGGCTCACCGAGCTCCCGTGGCCCTGCAGGTCATCAACCGGTCACTTTTGACAAGAAACCGGTCCCGGTTTCCAATTTGATCTTTTCAGAATTCCAACCCCTGGGTCAGCTCGACAATTCCTTTATCGTCATGCAGGGTAAAAAGGGAATGGTCATTGTGGACCAGCACGTGGCGCACGAGAGAATTCTTTATGAACGGTTCCGTGACGCGGCAAAAAATAAAAAGGTGGAAGTGCAACAGCTTCTATTTCCAATCGCGGTGGAGGTTTCGCCCGGCGAGTCGGAATTACTGGGTCAGCATCTGGAAAAACTGGGTGAGTGGGGGTTGGAGTTGGAAGCCTTCGGGAAAAACGAATTTCTTTTGCGGTCGGTTCCGGCCATATTAAAAAATAATGACCATGAACAAATCATCAGGGAAATTGTGGAGCTATTGCCGCGCCAGGGAGAATCGCAAGTCTTAC
This genomic interval carries:
- the mutL gene encoding DNA mismatch repair protein MutL; this translates as MPSEISSKKNSSIQILPDALANQIAAGEVVERPASVVKELIENSIDAEATRIQIDIEAGGKSLIKVVDNGTGMSKENARLAFARHATSKIAHPEDLEVIHTLGFRGEALPSIASVAKVRLSTACDENQGGTLVSVEGGTMGDLKDIACPQGTTLEIAQLFFNTPARKKFLKGDSTEFSHIAQVVTHQALANPHIHFTLKHNGREIINTLPTEQFLYRIAELFGAELAKELVTVNRESGKYKLQGYISSPIYTRSNRSAQYCFINGRFVRDKVILHATQQGYSHLLPKGRHPVIFLDLSMDPKLLDVNVHPSKAEVRFAFQQEVHQLVSEEVRNALSRNEKASVTTVQEEPESYGKPSGESPRPLNHPLIQSLPTPSRNIGNAYSASRQGDFSEALRTMYQPHAEGSPSSRGPAGHQPVTFDKKPVPVSNLIFSEFQPLGQLDNSFIVMQGKKGMVIVDQHVAHERILYERFRDAAKNKKVEVQQLLFPIAVEVSPGESELLGQHLEKLGEWGLELEAFGKNEFLLRSVPAILKNNDHEQIIREIVELLPRQGESQVLQGKYEEILIMMSCRNAIKVNHPMGPDQIAQLIADLEQTEMPFTCPHGRPIALFFDIEDLLRKFLRK